In Nostoc sp. CENA543, a single genomic region encodes these proteins:
- a CDS encoding class I SAM-dependent methyltransferase produces MKIKNWIKTRLRRALNLPELEEQIQQISTLTKSLVESQNSDYKINEYSGKFLMELDYPPSRDYRPRWGYTHPLHQGLIDIFSKNYHEHCEIFHSLVKLQPFLLKINPQFSHEHPGEPGWVGGPINAIDTALLYYFVSELKPRTYLEIGSGVTTLFAARAKRDHNLATRIVSIDPEPRAAVDAVCDEVIRAGLETTDLSVFFNLEPGDIVFMDGSHRSFMNSDVTVFMLDVLPKLKPGVVIHFHDIVLPYDYPEMFSDWYWNEQYILAAYLLGAGDKVKILMPSRFMSDSSEFKQAIEPILQNWQGSPDVWLSGGSLWFTHVG; encoded by the coding sequence ATGAAAATAAAAAACTGGATAAAAACTCGACTACGCAGAGCATTAAACCTACCAGAACTAGAAGAGCAAATTCAGCAGATTAGCACTCTCACCAAAAGTTTAGTAGAATCTCAAAATAGTGACTATAAAATTAATGAGTATTCCGGTAAATTTTTGATGGAATTAGACTATCCTCCATCCCGTGATTACCGACCAAGGTGGGGTTATACTCATCCTTTACATCAAGGTTTAATAGATATTTTTAGTAAAAACTATCATGAGCATTGTGAAATATTTCACAGCTTGGTAAAACTGCAACCATTTCTTTTAAAAATTAATCCACAATTTTCCCATGAGCATCCAGGCGAACCAGGATGGGTTGGTGGGCCTATAAATGCAATAGACACCGCTTTACTCTACTACTTCGTAAGTGAACTTAAACCGCGAACTTATTTAGAAATTGGCTCTGGAGTTACTACACTATTCGCTGCCAGAGCTAAACGCGACCATAACTTAGCAACACGTATAGTCTCTATTGACCCAGAACCACGAGCTGCTGTTGATGCTGTCTGTGATGAAGTCATTAGAGCAGGATTAGAAACCACAGATTTATCAGTTTTTTTCAACCTAGAACCTGGGGACATCGTGTTTATGGATGGCAGTCATCGCTCATTTATGAACTCAGATGTGACTGTATTCATGCTTGATGTACTACCAAAACTCAAGCCTGGTGTTGTCATCCATTTTCATGACATTGTGCTGCCTTATGATTATCCAGAAATGTTTAGTGATTGGTATTGGAATGAGCAATATATTTTGGCCGCATACCTACTAGGAGCAGGAGATAAGGTGAAAATATTAATGCCATCTCGATTTATGTCAGATAGCTCTGAATTTAAACAAGCCATAGAACCAATTCTTCAAAATTGGCAAGGTTCTCCTGATGTGTGGCTATCTGGTGGTTCTCTTTGGTTTACACACGTTGGTTAA
- a CDS encoding VCBS repeat-containing protein: MPEPNNTLSSADLISNLSNFQITDFVGSADNLDYYRFTLNITSHIRLILSGITQNTVTVSIIYDANGNGNIDFNDTLYSSSAYTSSNATINQTLGAATYFIRVSPSSGTNTNYTLNFTATAAPPSTSSDPGNNLNTALNLGTLYGTRTFTEFVGTADNNDFYQFYLPINTSFSLTLTGITQNTVTVSVIYDANGNGNIDFNDTLYSSSAYTSSNATINQTLGTATYFIRVSPSSGTNTNYTLSLTGPPQPVGFSSWQIQGTGDFNRDGNLDILWHNTSTNQNGAWLMNSNGANIGWQSMASNPTGWEINGTGDFNRDGNVDILWHNTSTNQNGAWLMNSNGANIGWQSMASNPTGWEIQGTGDFNRDGNLDILWHNYSTNQNGAWLMNSSGANIGWQGMASNPTGWEIKGTGDFNRDGNLDILWHNYSTNQNGAWLMNSGGRNIGWQSMAGNPSGWEIQGTGDFNRDGNLDILWHNYSTNQNGAWLMNSGGVNIGWQGMSPNP; this comes from the coding sequence ATGCCTGAGCCTAACAATACACTATCAAGTGCTGATTTAATAAGCAATTTAAGTAATTTTCAAATTACTGATTTTGTCGGTAGTGCTGATAATTTAGATTACTACAGATTTACTTTAAATATAACGAGTCACATCAGGTTAATTCTCAGTGGTATAACGCAAAATACTGTAACAGTAAGTATAATTTATGATGCCAATGGCAACGGTAATATTGACTTTAATGATACTCTGTATTCCAGCTCTGCCTACACTAGTAGCAATGCCACCATTAACCAAACTTTAGGCGCAGCTACTTATTTCATTCGGGTGAGTCCAAGCTCAGGAACGAATACCAACTATACACTAAATTTCACGGCAACTGCCGCACCGCCCTCAACTTCCAGCGATCCTGGCAACAATCTGAATACTGCGCTTAATCTTGGTACACTGTATGGTACAAGAACGTTTACAGAGTTTGTTGGTACAGCTGATAACAACGATTTTTACCAGTTTTATCTTCCTATTAATACTAGTTTTAGCCTTACTCTCACTGGGATAACGCAAAATACTGTAACAGTAAGTGTAATTTATGATGCTAATGGCAACGGTAATATTGACTTTAATGATACTCTGTATTCCAGTTCTGCCTACACTAGTAGCAATGCCACTATTAACCAAACTTTAGGCACAGCTACTTATTTCATTCGGGTGAGTCCAAGCTCAGGAACGAATACAAACTACACTCTCTCGTTAACAGGGCCACCTCAACCCGTTGGATTTTCATCTTGGCAAATTCAAGGTACTGGTGACTTCAACCGTGATGGTAATCTAGATATCCTTTGGCATAATACCAGCACTAATCAAAATGGCGCGTGGTTGATGAACTCCAACGGTGCGAACATCGGCTGGCAAAGTATGGCTAGTAATCCTACAGGTTGGGAAATTAATGGTACAGGAGACTTTAATCGGGATGGCAATGTAGACATCCTTTGGCACAATACCTCCACTAACCAAAATGGTGCGTGGTTAATGAACTCTAATGGCGCGAATATCGGTTGGCAAAGTATGGCCAGCAACCCTACAGGCTGGGAGATACAAGGAACAGGGGATTTCAACCGAGACGGAAATCTAGACATCCTTTGGCATAATTATTCTACCAACCAAAATGGTGCGTGGTTAATGAACTCTAGTGGTGCGAATATCGGTTGGCAAGGTATGGCCAGCAACCCTACAGGCTGGGAAATAAAAGGGACAGGAGATTTCAACCGAGATGGGAATCTAGATATCCTTTGGCACAATTATTCTACCAACCAAAATGGCGCATGGTTAATGAATTCTGGTGGCAGAAATATTGGCTGGCAAAGCATGGCAGGTAATCCTTCCGGTTGGGAAATTCAGGGAACAGGCGATTTTAACAGAGACGGCAATTTAGATATCCTCTGGCATAATTATTCTACCAACCAAAATGGCGCGTGGTTGATGAACTCTGGGGGAGTGAACATTGGCTGGCAAGGTATGTCCCCTAACCCGTAA
- a CDS encoding S8 family serine peptidase — protein sequence MTNPAFNLIGLTQLRNDSRFAGIDGSGMTVAVIDTGLDRTHSLLNDNYVTGWDFYYRDDNPNEGVSGHGTHVAGTVGAEDPNIGVAPDVNLIGLKVFPDDASGAPNTVTEAALQWVIANKDRYNIVAVNMSLGSGFYTSASQAAGFIYLDEVRRLEELGVVVVSAAGNYFKNNEYQNVGAPAIFSTLSVGAVWQDGVNRNFQWGSGGIDYTTGADRITSFSQRLVAPNTIFAPGALIRSTVPGNRIEGMGGTSMASPIVAGAVALMQEAAMQFGGRLLSPSEVVQIMRSTADTIFDGDDENDNVANTNVSYPRLNIYKAVQEIQRRFQQTAPSGDPNGTIQGAILGPILDGTVAINPILGSIGIDGTSTNVGNKDVDIIKFEVRSRGTITIQLSSHPTNRADFDSLLRLFNSSGQEIAFNNDVGSNKFSTITATLDPGVYYVGVSGNNNRNYNPNVAASGVAAATGNYSLQFQLSNSDPNGILSGAVPVNLGTDLAPLTFPGILGSDPIENSDQRITIGAADVDIFKLIAPDNGILLIDIDTPYENNFVDSFIRVFDASGNELFRNDDALAFNNNLAYTEFTDSRYPNLVFQDPRDRTYYYGHTTDSFIGLRVERGQTLYIGVSDYRNSAYNPNNLSGRSASGTGGQYELIVQFFNNDQNGSISQALDSSVRPLPSIKAPGVIGGDSNFTTGEFIEVGDRDVDFIKINSPTAGILEIDIDSYSDSTITDKVDTVVFIFNKNGRLLAVNDDETESSLDSLLRYQIAANTDYFVAIAGYGNDSFDPFQLGSGSSGDTGEYKYTSRLLPLSQTNILSNNTSTSGNVKNISIGSTIFENIGYDDGFFVGANDIDIYRFTPTISGQVTIQTRANEIYSADTFLRVFNSNGTEIAFNNDENTFTRGSAVQINVTAGTQYLIGVNGASSQARNYNPLTGAGAANGSQGDYSLSIVGSTGTWEIEGTGDFNRDGNIDILWHNSSTNQNGAWLMNSGGANIGWQPMAGNPAGWEINGTGDFNRDGHIDILWHNSSTNQNGAWLMNSGGANIGWQPMAGNPAGWEINGTGDFNRDGHIDILWHNSSTNQNGAWLMNSGGANIGWQGMAGNPAGWEINGTGDFNRDGHIDILWHNSSTNQNGAWLMNSGGANIGWQGMAGNPAGWDIYGTGDFNQDGNIDILWHNSSANQNGAWLMNSGGANIGWQGMSPNP from the coding sequence ATGACAAACCCCGCTTTTAATCTGATTGGTTTGACTCAACTACGTAATGACTCACGCTTTGCAGGAATTGATGGTAGTGGGATGACGGTAGCCGTAATTGATACAGGCTTGGATCGGACTCACTCTCTGTTAAATGATAACTATGTTACTGGCTGGGATTTCTATTATAGAGATGATAACCCTAACGAGGGAGTAAGTGGACACGGTACTCATGTAGCAGGTACAGTTGGGGCAGAAGATCCCAATATCGGAGTTGCACCTGATGTCAACCTCATAGGCTTAAAGGTATTTCCTGATGATGCAAGCGGCGCTCCTAACACAGTTACTGAAGCTGCTTTACAGTGGGTAATCGCAAATAAAGACCGTTACAACATTGTTGCTGTTAATATGTCACTGGGAAGTGGATTTTATACTTCCGCTTCTCAGGCTGCTGGTTTTATATACTTGGATGAAGTCAGAAGATTAGAAGAATTAGGAGTTGTCGTTGTCTCGGCTGCCGGTAACTACTTTAAAAATAACGAGTATCAGAATGTTGGCGCACCAGCCATTTTTAGTACCTTATCTGTAGGTGCTGTTTGGCAAGATGGAGTTAATCGCAACTTCCAATGGGGATCGGGAGGCATTGACTATACCACAGGGGCAGATCGCATAACTAGTTTTTCTCAACGCTTAGTTGCTCCAAACACAATATTTGCACCAGGAGCTTTAATTAGAAGCACTGTACCTGGAAATCGTATTGAGGGGATGGGTGGAACGAGTATGGCATCTCCCATAGTGGCGGGAGCAGTAGCTCTGATGCAGGAAGCTGCTATGCAATTTGGGGGACGGTTGTTGAGTCCATCAGAAGTAGTACAGATTATGCGCTCAACCGCAGACACTATTTTTGATGGTGATGATGAAAACGATAACGTTGCTAATACAAATGTTTCCTACCCTCGTTTAAATATATATAAAGCAGTCCAAGAAATTCAAAGGAGATTCCAACAAACTGCTCCCAGTGGCGACCCGAATGGCACGATTCAGGGAGCTATACTAGGCCCAATATTAGATGGTACTGTTGCCATTAATCCTATTTTGGGTAGTATTGGCATTGATGGTACTTCCACCAATGTGGGCAATAAAGATGTTGACATCATCAAATTTGAAGTGCGATCACGTGGCACAATTACAATTCAACTCAGTTCTCATCCCACAAACCGTGCAGATTTTGATAGTCTTTTACGTCTGTTTAACTCTTCAGGTCAAGAAATAGCTTTCAACAACGATGTAGGCAGCAATAAATTTTCTACCATTACAGCTACCCTCGATCCTGGGGTTTATTATGTAGGTGTAAGTGGCAATAACAATCGCAACTATAATCCTAATGTTGCTGCTAGTGGTGTAGCAGCAGCTACAGGTAATTATTCCCTACAATTCCAACTTAGCAACTCTGACCCCAATGGTATTCTGAGTGGAGCAGTTCCGGTCAATTTGGGTACAGATTTAGCACCTTTGACTTTCCCAGGGATTTTAGGCTCTGATCCCATTGAAAACTCTGACCAAAGAATTACTATTGGTGCAGCAGATGTTGATATCTTCAAGCTAATTGCACCAGATAATGGGATTTTACTCATTGATATTGATACGCCTTATGAGAACAACTTTGTTGACTCATTCATACGAGTATTTGATGCTAGTGGGAATGAGCTATTTAGAAATGATGATGCTTTAGCGTTTAATAACAACTTAGCTTACACAGAGTTCACAGACTCCAGATATCCGAATTTAGTTTTTCAAGACCCTAGAGATCGCACCTACTATTATGGACACACTACTGATAGCTTCATTGGCTTAAGAGTAGAACGAGGGCAAACTCTGTATATTGGTGTTTCTGATTATCGAAACTCTGCCTATAATCCCAACAACCTCAGTGGACGTTCTGCCAGTGGTACAGGTGGTCAGTATGAGTTAATTGTACAGTTTTTTAATAATGACCAAAATGGTAGCATCTCCCAGGCACTAGATAGCTCCGTCAGACCACTTCCCAGCATCAAAGCACCAGGCGTAATTGGTGGTGATAGTAATTTTACAACTGGGGAGTTTATTGAAGTAGGCGATCGCGACGTAGACTTTATCAAGATCAATTCTCCCACTGCCGGCATTTTAGAAATCGATATTGATTCTTACAGCGATTCCACAATCACAGATAAAGTGGATACAGTCGTCTTTATCTTCAACAAAAACGGCAGATTATTAGCTGTTAACGACGACGAAACAGAGTCATCTTTAGATTCACTGTTACGTTATCAAATTGCTGCTAATACAGATTACTTCGTGGCCATAGCAGGCTATGGCAATGACTCTTTTGATCCTTTTCAACTTGGTAGTGGCTCATCAGGAGACACGGGAGAGTATAAGTATACTAGTAGACTCTTACCACTGTCTCAAACCAATATCCTATCCAATAACACCTCCACCAGTGGCAATGTGAAAAATATCTCCATTGGCTCCACCATTTTTGAAAATATCGGCTATGACGACGGCTTTTTCGTAGGTGCTAACGATATTGATATCTATCGCTTTACCCCTACGATTAGTGGTCAAGTAACCATTCAAACCAGAGCAAATGAAATTTATAGTGCTGATACCTTTTTACGAGTCTTCAATAGTAACGGTACAGAAATCGCCTTTAATAATGATGAAAATACTTTCACCAGAGGCAGTGCTGTTCAAATAAATGTAACTGCTGGTACTCAATATTTAATAGGTGTCAACGGTGCAAGTTCTCAAGCTAGAAATTATAATCCCCTCACAGGTGCTGGAGCAGCAAACGGTAGTCAAGGCGACTATTCTTTATCTATTGTTGGATCTACAGGTACATGGGAAATAGAGGGAACAGGAGACTTTAACCGCGATGGCAACATAGATATTCTCTGGCACAACTCATCCACCAACCAAAATGGCGCATGGTTGATGAACTCCGGTGGTGCAAACATCGGTTGGCAACCTATGGCTGGCAACCCCGCAGGCTGGGAAATCAACGGTACTGGAGACTTTAACCGCGATGGTCACATAGATATTCTCTGGCACAACTCATCCACCAACCAAAATGGCGCGTGGTTAATGAACTCCGGTGGTGCAAATATCGGTTGGCAACCTATGGCTGGCAACCCCGCAGGCTGGGAAATCAACGGCACAGGAGACTTTAACCGCGACGGTCACATAGATATCCTCTGGCACAACTCATCCACTAACCAAAATGGCGCATGGTTGATGAACTCCGGTGGTGCAAATATCGGTTGGCAAGGCATGGCTGGCAACCCCGCAGGCTGGGAAATCAACGGCACAGGAGACTTTAACCGCGACGGTCACATAGATATCCTCTGGCACAACTCATCCACTAACCAAAATGGCGCATGGTTGATGAACTCCGGTGGTGCAAATATCGGTTGGCAAGGCATGGCTGGCAACCCCGCAGGCTGGGATATCTATGGTACTGGAGACTTTAATCAAGACGGCAACATAGATATTCTGTGGCACAATTCATCAGCCAACCAAAATGGTGCATGGCTAATGAACTCTGGTGGTGCAAACATCGGTTGGCAAGGTATGTCTCCTAACCCGTAA
- a CDS encoding class I SAM-dependent methyltransferase, with protein sequence MQCRVCDSNNLEIAVDLGSQPWCNHFLKPEEIGQEPFYPLRVLYCHNCGTVQLDYTVKKEIMFGDHTYLSGVTRSLSEHFRNVAEEVDSRFFQDTQNKSVLDIGSNDGTQLKHFQTLGYDVLGVESSKTTAKIANAAGVPTLNDFFNLEVVQRLNRKFHVINAAGVFFHLEELHSVTEGIREALRDDGVFVVQFLYMKRIVENLAFDQIYHEHLLYYNLNTIEVLLNRHGLSMFDADISPIHGGSIIGFVTHKGKKAASDRLQFLRQLEVKEKSNELSTYLEFAQRIEQMKCGNLTYLAQAKQQGKKIFGFGAPVKGNTMLNYFGVGTNYIDCLVEKNELRRGLYSPGMHIPIVIEQELEALPDIYYVLAWNFKKEILSNNQHLIDQGIEFYFPVNPKEA encoded by the coding sequence ATGCAATGTCGTGTTTGTGACTCTAATAATCTGGAGATTGCGGTTGACTTAGGCTCGCAACCTTGGTGCAATCACTTCCTTAAACCAGAGGAAATTGGTCAAGAACCTTTTTATCCTCTGCGGGTTTTGTATTGTCACAACTGCGGTACAGTCCAGCTAGATTACACTGTGAAAAAAGAAATTATGTTTGGAGATCACACCTATTTATCAGGTGTGACTCGCTCTTTAAGTGAACATTTTAGAAATGTAGCAGAGGAAGTTGATAGCCGCTTTTTTCAGGATACTCAAAATAAGTCTGTGCTAGATATTGGTTCTAATGATGGGACTCAACTCAAGCATTTTCAAACGCTAGGTTATGATGTTTTGGGTGTGGAGTCTTCCAAAACTACGGCGAAGATAGCTAACGCAGCAGGAGTACCAACTTTAAACGATTTTTTTAATCTAGAAGTTGTGCAGCGATTAAACCGCAAATTTCACGTAATTAACGCGGCTGGAGTTTTCTTTCATTTGGAAGAACTGCATTCCGTAACGGAGGGAATTAGGGAAGCTTTGCGGGATGATGGGGTATTTGTTGTGCAGTTTCTTTACATGAAACGGATTGTAGAGAATCTAGCATTTGATCAGATTTATCATGAACATTTACTTTACTACAATCTCAACACGATTGAGGTACTGTTAAACAGACATGGATTATCTATGTTTGATGCTGATATTTCACCAATTCACGGTGGTTCTATTATTGGTTTTGTAACACATAAAGGGAAAAAAGCAGCAAGCGATCGCCTGCAATTTCTCCGACAATTAGAAGTTAAGGAAAAAAGCAACGAACTTTCAACATATTTAGAGTTTGCCCAAAGAATTGAACAAATGAAATGTGGCAATCTTACCTACTTAGCACAAGCAAAACAGCAGGGTAAGAAAATTTTTGGTTTCGGCGCACCTGTTAAGGGTAATACTATGCTAAATTACTTTGGGGTTGGCACTAATTATATAGATTGTTTGGTAGAAAAAAATGAATTGCGACGTGGACTTTATTCCCCAGGAATGCACATTCCCATAGTAATTGAGCAAGAACTAGAAGCACTACCAGATATTTATTACGTTTTAGCTTGGAATTTTAAAAAAGAAATTCTCTCTAATAATCAACATCTAATTGATCAAGGGATAGAATTTTACTTCCCTGTGAATCCCAAAGAAGCTTAA
- a CDS encoding NAD-dependent epimerase/dehydratase family protein, translated as MKIIITGATGFLGTILCSHLAAQGHELVRLNSQNCDLTQPDSLLKYNHQTYDHIYHLAAWTQAGDFCLYHPGEQWIINQQINTNVLAWWQKYQPQAKLISMGTSCAYAPDLELIEENYLTGIPIDSLFTYAMTKRMLYAGQLALHKQYGLKYLCLVPSTLYGPGYHTDGRQMHFIFDLIRKIMRGKRYGEPVVLWGDGYQSRELVFVNDFVKIMIQLAINVDNQLINIGAGEEFTIRHFAKLICEKVDYDFALIQFDTKRYVGAKSKCLSVGKLKQYVPDLTLTSLEVGLSKTIEWFGTQQDKLLPNNK; from the coding sequence ATGAAAATTATAATTACCGGTGCTACAGGCTTTTTAGGTACAATACTTTGCTCTCATTTAGCAGCACAAGGACATGAGTTAGTCCGCCTCAATTCTCAAAATTGTGATTTGACTCAGCCAGACTCACTATTAAAATATAATCATCAAACTTACGATCACATATACCATTTAGCAGCTTGGACTCAAGCTGGTGACTTTTGTTTGTATCATCCTGGTGAACAGTGGATTATTAACCAGCAAATTAATACTAATGTATTGGCTTGGTGGCAAAAATATCAACCGCAAGCCAAGCTGATTAGTATGGGGACTAGTTGTGCTTATGCTCCTGATTTAGAGCTAATAGAAGAAAATTACCTAACAGGAATCCCAATTGATAGCTTGTTTACCTATGCAATGACTAAACGGATGCTCTACGCTGGTCAATTAGCACTGCATAAACAGTATGGTTTGAAATATCTGTGTTTAGTCCCTTCTACCCTCTACGGGCCAGGCTACCACACCGATGGGCGACAAATGCACTTTATTTTTGACTTAATTCGTAAGATTATGCGCGGTAAACGCTATGGGGAGCCAGTGGTTCTTTGGGGAGACGGATATCAATCCCGCGAATTGGTTTTTGTGAACGATTTTGTCAAAATTATGATTCAATTAGCAATTAATGTGGATAATCAACTCATCAACATCGGTGCTGGTGAAGAATTCACTATTAGACACTTTGCTAAATTGATTTGCGAAAAAGTAGATTATGATTTCGCATTAATCCAGTTTGATACAAAACGCTATGTTGGTGCTAAATCTAAGTGTCTAAGTGTTGGCAAACTGAAACAATATGTTCCTGATTTAACTTTAACTTCCTTAGAAGTTGGGTTGAGCAAAACTATTGAATGGTTTGGAACACAACAAGATAAACTGTTACCAAACAATAAGTGA
- the gmhA gene encoding D-sedoheptulose 7-phosphate isomerase, with the protein MDYWVQDKLKSLESAFTKEYCQAIDKVASLIVKSFQQGNTLLICGNGGSASDAQHIAAEFIGRFLINRKGLPAIALSTNPATLTAWTNDNEFETIFSRQVESLGKPGDILWGISTSGKSQNVVKALKIAKQLGIITIGMAGNNGGILKEISDYSLFVSEHHTPLVQEIHVITYHRICEQVELKLFTKLT; encoded by the coding sequence TTGGATTACTGGGTGCAAGATAAACTTAAAAGCTTAGAATCTGCTTTCACAAAAGAGTATTGTCAGGCAATAGATAAAGTAGCGAGTTTAATAGTGAAAAGTTTTCAGCAAGGAAACACCTTACTGATTTGCGGTAATGGAGGTTCTGCATCTGATGCACAACATATAGCAGCTGAGTTTATTGGACGCTTTTTAATCAATCGTAAAGGATTACCTGCGATCGCACTTTCTACTAATCCGGCTACCCTCACGGCTTGGACAAACGACAACGAATTTGAAACCATCTTTTCTCGACAAGTGGAGTCTTTAGGTAAGCCTGGAGATATCCTCTGGGGAATTTCTACATCTGGAAAATCTCAAAATGTAGTTAAAGCTTTAAAGATAGCTAAACAACTAGGAATTATCACAATTGGTATGGCAGGTAATAACGGTGGAATACTAAAGGAAATTAGTGACTATTCCTTATTCGTTAGTGAACACCATACTCCTTTAGTACAAGAGATTCATGTGATCACTTATCATCGAATCTGTGAACAGGTAGAACTTAAATTATTCACGAAGTTAACTTAA
- a CDS encoding HAD-IIIA family hydrolase produces the protein MYFDSKKAKYTKPNKALFLDRDGVLIDYIPYLSHPHQVNIPLNAGEIFRKWQDSGYLLIVITNQSGIARGYFTANDVEVVHAKIRQEYEKMGVYFKDIFICPHQPSDNCQCRKPSPYMLQQASEQYLIELSHSYFIGDAISDVECAINAGCNPIFLLTNRTLVDAKNLAQKHPSVYMIKELSETIQLIEC, from the coding sequence ATGTATTTTGATAGTAAAAAGGCAAAATATACTAAACCGAACAAAGCTTTGTTTCTAGATAGAGATGGCGTTTTGATAGATTATATTCCATACCTAAGCCACCCACATCAAGTTAACATTCCGTTGAATGCAGGTGAAATTTTTAGGAAATGGCAAGACTCAGGATATTTATTAATAGTGATTACAAATCAGTCTGGTATTGCCAGAGGATATTTTACTGCCAATGATGTCGAGGTAGTTCATGCCAAAATACGCCAAGAGTATGAAAAAATGGGTGTGTATTTTAAAGATATCTTCATCTGTCCTCACCAACCATCAGATAACTGTCAATGCCGTAAGCCTTCACCATATATGTTGCAACAAGCTTCAGAACAGTATTTGATAGAACTTTCACATTCATATTTTATTGGTGATGCAATTAGTGATGTAGAGTGTGCCATTAATGCCGGTTGTAATCCAATTTTTTTACTAACAAATAGGACTTTAGTAGATGCTAAAAACTTAGCCCAAAAGCACCCATCTGTTTACATGATTAAGGAATTGAGTGAAACAATTCAACTCATTGAATGTTAA